In Pseudothermotoga hypogea DSM 11164 = NBRC 106472, the following are encoded in one genomic region:
- a CDS encoding bifunctional UDP-sugar hydrolase/5'-nucleotidase encodes MKRFLTVLLLIATMILFAARLTILHINDTHGHAWAWSETNNPNIGGFAAIATIVEEVRKEVEALNGHVLFLHAGDMNTGVPESDMLDAAPDIVAFNMMRLDAMVLGNHEFDKPKEVLAKQMKLAKFPMLSANFHDPEGIVKPQPYVIKDFGDLKVAIIGLTTEETAILEPLHLRGATFANCVETTKKLVEELKDKVDIVVVLAHLGWGPEGEGKTTSKQLAQLVDGIHVIVDGHSHTKFEEAQAVNGVIVVQAWEWGKYVGRLDLEIENGKIVSHTWRPIPVNLKIHKGKDAQGKDIYEFVDKPYEEHFYVKTVLDYFKQLGDEQLNTVIGKTHILLDGERANVRSKSTNLANMICDAMLWKVNADVALMNGGGIRASIKPGDITVRDVLTVLPFGNTLYVLKMTGEQLMKVLEYAATVKEGQGAFLQVGGLTWRSVDGKVVEAKVKGEPIDPNRVYVVVTNNYLAGGGDGYTMLKDPAGYDTGFRLDSVLVEFIQAVLKGEIKDYDASLRYVRE; translated from the coding sequence ATGAAAAGGTTTCTAACAGTACTTCTGCTCATCGCCACGATGATATTGTTCGCAGCGAGGCTTACGATCCTGCACATCAACGACACGCACGGCCACGCGTGGGCCTGGAGTGAGACGAACAACCCCAACATTGGTGGCTTCGCTGCGATAGCAACGATCGTTGAAGAGGTGAGGAAAGAGGTTGAAGCTTTGAACGGTCACGTGTTGTTCTTGCACGCAGGTGACATGAACACGGGCGTTCCAGAGTCGGACATGCTCGATGCAGCACCGGACATCGTTGCCTTCAACATGATGAGGCTCGATGCCATGGTCTTGGGTAACCACGAATTCGACAAACCCAAAGAAGTGCTCGCAAAGCAAATGAAGCTTGCCAAGTTTCCTATGCTCAGTGCTAACTTCCACGATCCGGAAGGGATCGTCAAACCACAGCCTTACGTCATCAAAGACTTCGGCGATCTCAAGGTCGCGATCATTGGTCTCACGACGGAAGAAACTGCGATCTTAGAACCATTGCATCTGAGAGGTGCCACCTTTGCAAACTGCGTGGAGACGACCAAGAAGCTCGTCGAAGAGCTCAAAGACAAGGTAGACATCGTTGTGGTCCTGGCACATCTGGGATGGGGACCGGAAGGCGAAGGAAAAACGACGAGCAAACAACTCGCTCAGTTGGTCGATGGTATACACGTCATCGTCGATGGTCACAGCCACACGAAATTCGAAGAGGCGCAGGCGGTGAACGGAGTCATCGTAGTGCAAGCCTGGGAATGGGGTAAGTACGTCGGAAGGCTCGATTTGGAGATAGAGAACGGAAAGATCGTCTCCCACACTTGGAGACCGATCCCGGTCAACTTAAAGATCCACAAGGGTAAGGATGCGCAAGGTAAAGACATCTACGAGTTCGTCGACAAACCCTACGAGGAACATTTCTACGTCAAGACTGTGCTCGACTATTTCAAACAACTCGGTGACGAACAGCTGAACACGGTGATAGGCAAGACACACATCTTGCTCGACGGTGAGAGGGCGAACGTGCGTTCTAAGAGCACGAATCTGGCGAACATGATCTGTGATGCGATGCTGTGGAAAGTCAACGCTGATGTTGCGCTCATGAACGGTGGAGGAATAAGAGCTTCCATAAAACCTGGTGACATCACCGTGAGAGACGTTCTGACGGTTCTGCCTTTCGGAAACACGCTGTACGTGTTGAAAATGACAGGAGAACAGCTGATGAAAGTTCTTGAATACGCTGCGACCGTCAAGGAAGGTCAAGGAGCGTTCCTGCAAGTCGGTGGACTGACCTGGAGGAGCGTCGATGGCAAAGTCGTCGAGGCAAAGGTGAAGGGTGAACCGATAGATCCCAACAGAGTGTACGTCGTCGTGACGAACAACTACCTCGCAGGTGGTGGAGATGGTTACACGATGCTCAAAGATCCCGCAGGTTACGACACAGGCTTCAGGCTCGATAGCGTCCTGGTTGAATTCATACAAGCTGTGCTGAAGGGAGAAATAAAAGACTACGACGCATCACTCAGGTACGTGAGAGAATAA
- a CDS encoding aminopeptidase, whose product MRFDLSKVAMKLVCDIFKVKPNEEVAITYDTLSHLAVVETVASEIVRVGAKPLLLCVPAPRGVGKAADPDLPLKALSAALQNVDVWIEFNQQWLLYSSAFEAAIKNKSLRYMCLVGMDEDMFVRTLDIDLEKLTSFMKRFAQILKNAREVRITNPSGTDVRFSNHPQRPIVCDYGDASKPGIHMLPGQMSWTPIEESINGKIVFDGSIVPPLGVLKEPVTLVVKEGRIVEIVGGSQARQFKSWLKFFKHEGMFRLAHISLGLNPGARLSGNVLEDERVWGCSEWGIGYISEDLIPDKVYTDQAPSHCDGVCLNSTVLVDDRAIFVDGNLVDEELRRLLED is encoded by the coding sequence ATGAGGTTCGATCTCTCCAAAGTTGCGATGAAATTAGTCTGTGACATTTTCAAGGTCAAACCCAATGAAGAAGTCGCGATCACCTACGACACACTTTCACATCTTGCAGTTGTAGAAACTGTGGCCAGCGAGATTGTTCGCGTTGGTGCGAAGCCACTCCTACTGTGCGTTCCGGCCCCGAGAGGAGTCGGCAAGGCTGCGGATCCCGATCTTCCTCTGAAGGCCCTGAGCGCTGCGCTCCAAAACGTCGATGTATGGATCGAATTCAACCAGCAATGGTTGTTGTATTCCTCGGCATTTGAGGCGGCGATAAAGAACAAAAGCCTCAGATACATGTGCTTGGTCGGCATGGATGAAGATATGTTCGTTCGCACGTTGGACATAGATCTCGAGAAATTGACGAGCTTCATGAAGAGGTTCGCTCAGATCTTGAAGAATGCAAGAGAAGTCAGGATAACGAACCCCTCGGGTACCGACGTGAGATTCAGTAACCACCCACAGCGACCCATAGTATGCGATTACGGTGATGCAAGCAAACCCGGCATTCACATGCTACCTGGCCAGATGAGCTGGACTCCCATCGAAGAATCGATCAACGGTAAGATCGTGTTCGACGGCTCCATCGTTCCTCCACTTGGAGTGTTGAAAGAACCTGTCACGCTCGTTGTTAAGGAAGGAAGAATCGTTGAGATAGTCGGTGGGAGTCAGGCGCGACAGTTCAAATCGTGGTTGAAGTTTTTCAAGCATGAAGGTATGTTCAGACTCGCACACATTTCGCTCGGTCTCAATCCGGGGGCCAGGCTCAGTGGAAACGTCCTCGAAGACGAACGCGTCTGGGGCTGCAGCGAATGGGGTATAGGTTACATCAGCGAAGATCTCATCCCGGACAAAGTCTACACAGACCAGGCGCCATCTCACTGCGACGGTGTGTGTTTGAACTCGACGGTCTTGGTGGACGATAGAGCAATTTTCGTCGATGGTAACTTGGTGGACGAGGAGCTACGCAGGTTGCTGGAAGACTGA
- a CDS encoding DUF917 domain-containing protein, whose product MVELSLRDIEQILFGCAVLGTGGGGDLQKGLETVRRTVKEKVVLMDVDEFADDELAACPYFVGSVSPTTKTKNLERRIESPVYESFKLLERYVGKKFSAVFPTELGGGNTAVAFEVAAQTGVVVLDGDPVGRAVPEVQHTSFYLLNVPMTPFTVCNHFGDKMIVEEVSSDEQAEQITRAVAVASEGKVGVTSHPLKGFVLKKSLVKGTVSLAWKVGKAREDALVEGKNPVEAIVDVLNATILFEGVAESDAMWEDRDGFTYGEMHFAGVGPFKGRKFRIWFKNENLVAWIDEEVCLTCPDLIIVLRAKDGTPVLNPHLKENERVVVLGVAANELWRSPKAIEIFGPRHFGFDFDEVLLNGRNTK is encoded by the coding sequence ATGGTCGAGCTGAGTTTGAGGGACATCGAGCAGATCCTTTTTGGCTGTGCAGTTCTCGGAACAGGCGGAGGAGGAGATTTGCAGAAGGGTTTGGAAACGGTCAGAAGGACTGTGAAGGAAAAGGTTGTACTCATGGATGTTGATGAGTTCGCTGACGATGAACTGGCGGCCTGCCCGTACTTCGTTGGGTCTGTTTCACCAACGACGAAAACGAAAAATCTTGAAAGAAGGATCGAATCACCTGTATACGAATCCTTCAAACTCCTCGAACGTTACGTGGGAAAGAAGTTCAGCGCAGTCTTTCCGACCGAACTTGGTGGTGGGAACACGGCTGTCGCGTTCGAAGTTGCAGCGCAGACAGGCGTAGTCGTTCTGGATGGAGATCCCGTCGGAAGAGCTGTTCCGGAAGTTCAACACACAAGTTTCTACTTGCTGAATGTCCCTATGACCCCATTCACAGTCTGCAACCATTTCGGTGACAAAATGATAGTCGAAGAGGTCAGTAGCGACGAGCAAGCCGAGCAGATCACGCGTGCTGTGGCGGTTGCGAGTGAAGGAAAGGTCGGTGTCACCTCGCACCCACTGAAAGGCTTCGTGCTGAAAAAGAGCCTTGTGAAGGGTACGGTGAGCCTCGCGTGGAAGGTTGGAAAGGCCAGAGAAGATGCACTCGTCGAAGGAAAAAATCCAGTGGAAGCGATCGTGGATGTTCTGAATGCGACGATTTTGTTCGAAGGGGTCGCTGAGTCTGATGCCATGTGGGAGGACAGGGATGGTTTCACCTACGGTGAGATGCACTTTGCTGGAGTTGGACCGTTCAAAGGTAGGAAATTCAGAATCTGGTTCAAGAACGAAAACCTCGTAGCTTGGATCGATGAGGAGGTGTGCCTGACTTGCCCAGACCTGATCATCGTTCTCAGAGCCAAGGATGGAACGCCCGTGCTGAACCCACATCTGAAAGAAAATGAACGCGTCGTGGTCCTCGGTGTTGCTGCGAACGAACTTTGGAGGAGTCCAAAGGCGATCGAAATCTTTGGACCGAGACACTTTGGGTTCGATTTCGACGAGGTACTCTTGAATGGGAGGAACACAAAATGA
- a CDS encoding oligopeptide/dipeptide ABC transporter ATP-binding protein → MVEVKNLKKYFVLRGKGLWGKKYLVKAVDDVSFFVKEGESIAIVGESGSGKSTLVRCINGLVKPTSGQVFLDGEPVVGLKGNEYKEKVAKKAQMVFQDPTTSLNPRLKVFDIIVEPVLAQRRVIKSELVDLVNDLLRKVGLDPKLSDRYPGELSGGQCQRVAIARALSVRPKVLLLDEPTSSLDVSVQAQVLKLLNELRQTFHLTYIFVSHDLGVVRNVAERVFVMYLGKIVEVGPTEKVIDQPLHPYTKLLIESIFYPDPNVEMKKPAIVDEVGATMNAGCRFKSRCPFSTKECEIYDMKPLEASRDRSVSCIKWEEVGKWSS, encoded by the coding sequence GTGGTTGAGGTCAAGAACCTCAAAAAGTATTTCGTCCTCAGGGGTAAGGGACTGTGGGGAAAGAAATATCTCGTCAAAGCGGTCGATGACGTGAGCTTCTTCGTCAAAGAAGGTGAAAGCATTGCAATCGTTGGAGAGTCGGGTAGCGGAAAGAGCACACTGGTCCGCTGCATCAACGGTTTGGTCAAGCCCACGAGTGGACAAGTGTTCTTGGATGGCGAGCCTGTTGTAGGGCTCAAGGGAAATGAATACAAAGAAAAGGTCGCAAAGAAGGCCCAGATGGTCTTTCAGGATCCCACAACGTCTTTGAACCCAAGGCTCAAAGTTTTCGACATCATCGTGGAGCCTGTCCTCGCCCAGCGAAGGGTTATCAAGTCTGAACTCGTTGATCTTGTGAACGACTTACTACGAAAGGTGGGACTCGATCCTAAGCTTTCAGACAGATATCCTGGCGAGCTAAGCGGTGGCCAATGCCAGAGGGTAGCGATAGCGAGAGCGCTCTCCGTGAGACCAAAGGTCCTTCTCTTGGACGAACCCACCTCTTCGTTGGACGTGTCAGTTCAGGCGCAGGTTTTGAAACTACTCAACGAGTTACGCCAAACTTTCCATTTGACTTACATCTTCGTGAGCCACGATCTGGGAGTGGTGAGGAACGTCGCAGAAAGGGTCTTCGTGATGTATCTTGGAAAGATTGTAGAAGTCGGTCCCACAGAAAAGGTCATAGATCAACCTTTGCATCCTTACACGAAACTTCTTATCGAGTCCATTTTTTATCCAGATCCAAATGTTGAAATGAAGAAACCAGCGATCGTTGACGAGGTAGGAGCGACAATGAACGCCGGATGCAGATTCAAAAGTAGGTGCCCGTTTTCTACAAAAGAGTGTGAGATTTACGACATGAAGCCACTCGAAGCATCAAGAGATAGATCAGTGTCGTGCATCAAATGGGAGGAGGTAGGAAAATGGTCGAGCTGA
- a CDS encoding ABC transporter ATP-binding protein → MSELVKFENYSLTFKTLHGDVRALRNLSFTINSGEIVALVGETGCGKTVTALSIIGLLPENASQTGKIFFKGIEVNHENVKRIRGKEVAIVFQDPTSSLNPLYTVERQLVDVLMSRWDISVNKAREKVDGLLRQVQLFDVDRVRRAYPHELSGGMRQRVMIAMALACEPSLFIADEPTTALDVTVQRQILYLIWELQRTKKFSVLFITHDLGIVAQLADRVVVMYAGNIVEMAPKKELFSNPLHPYTSGLLNCALDPRKKKLPEPIPGSLPSLTEPPSGCIFRERCRRVQNDCGILTPELAEVRPSHFVACHLWREHRG, encoded by the coding sequence TTGAGTGAACTTGTGAAATTCGAGAACTATTCCTTGACTTTCAAGACTCTGCACGGTGATGTGAGAGCGCTGAGAAATCTGTCCTTTACAATTAACAGCGGCGAAATCGTGGCGTTGGTTGGAGAGACAGGTTGTGGCAAGACTGTGACTGCACTTTCGATCATAGGCCTTCTTCCAGAGAACGCCTCGCAGACCGGTAAGATCTTTTTCAAAGGGATTGAGGTGAACCACGAAAACGTCAAGAGAATACGTGGCAAAGAAGTTGCAATCGTTTTTCAAGACCCTACTTCCTCGTTGAACCCGCTCTACACTGTTGAGCGACAGCTTGTGGACGTACTGATGAGTAGGTGGGACATCTCTGTAAACAAAGCGAGAGAAAAAGTAGATGGGCTTCTCAGACAGGTTCAGCTGTTCGATGTTGATAGAGTCCGACGAGCCTACCCACACGAACTTTCCGGGGGTATGAGACAACGTGTTATGATCGCCATGGCCCTTGCTTGCGAGCCAAGTTTGTTCATTGCTGATGAACCTACGACGGCCCTGGATGTGACCGTGCAAAGGCAAATACTCTATTTAATCTGGGAGTTGCAAAGGACAAAGAAATTCTCGGTACTCTTCATCACACACGATCTTGGTATTGTCGCACAACTCGCCGACAGGGTTGTGGTCATGTACGCAGGAAACATCGTGGAGATGGCACCAAAGAAAGAGTTATTTTCAAACCCGCTACATCCTTACACGTCCGGACTCCTGAACTGCGCGCTTGATCCACGTAAGAAGAAATTGCCAGAACCGATCCCTGGTTCTCTACCGTCTCTCACTGAGCCCCCAAGCGGTTGTATCTTCAGAGAAAGATGCCGGCGAGTCCAGAACGATTGTGGCATCTTAACACCTGAACTGGCAGAGGTACGGCCAAGCCATTTCGTCGCTTGCCATCTTTGGAGGGAACACCGTGGTTGA
- a CDS encoding ABC transporter permease: MLLTAKLVRLALKNRLAKFSLTIVSIFVLLALIAPWIVPYREQALGEPNVAERLLPPSLRHPFGTDHMGRDILSRMIYGARTSLFTAISVVFLSALIGVPIGIVAGYSGGFLDNVLMRFTDVFLSFPPLLLALLIASTLGKGLFNAILALVITWWPWYARLVRSQALSMKSLAYVEAARAAGVSHFVIMFKHILPGCVAPLAVQCTMDMGSAILEAAALSFLGLGVQPPMPDWGLMISEGKAYFLNYWWVPTFPGLFMLLLVMSFNLLGDVFRELIDPRLRRRMLI; the protein is encoded by the coding sequence ATCCTTCTGACTGCAAAACTGGTTAGACTCGCTCTCAAGAACCGACTCGCGAAATTCAGCCTCACGATAGTCTCGATCTTTGTCTTGCTTGCGTTGATTGCTCCATGGATAGTACCTTACAGGGAACAAGCTCTGGGTGAGCCGAACGTGGCGGAACGCTTGTTACCCCCGAGCTTGAGACACCCCTTTGGCACCGATCACATGGGTCGCGACATCCTCAGTCGCATGATTTACGGTGCGAGAACTTCGCTCTTTACAGCGATCTCAGTTGTCTTCCTCTCTGCTCTGATAGGTGTTCCGATCGGTATCGTAGCAGGTTACTCCGGAGGATTCTTAGACAACGTTCTGATGCGTTTCACAGATGTCTTTTTGTCTTTCCCCCCGCTCTTGCTCGCACTCTTGATCGCGTCGACCCTCGGTAAGGGGTTGTTCAATGCCATTCTGGCGCTCGTGATAACCTGGTGGCCATGGTACGCACGGTTGGTACGATCCCAAGCCTTGTCGATGAAGTCACTTGCGTACGTTGAGGCAGCGAGAGCAGCGGGTGTTTCACACTTCGTCATCATGTTCAAACACATTCTTCCAGGTTGCGTCGCGCCGCTCGCCGTTCAATGTACGATGGATATGGGCAGCGCCATCTTGGAGGCCGCAGCTTTGTCTTTTCTTGGCTTGGGAGTTCAGCCTCCAATGCCCGACTGGGGTTTGATGATAAGCGAAGGTAAGGCTTACTTTTTGAATTATTGGTGGGTACCAACGTTCCCTGGTTTGTTCATGCTACTTTTGGTCATGTCTTTCAATTTGCTTGGCGACGTTTTCAGAGAACTTATAGATCCAAGACTGAGGAGGAGAATGTTGATTTGA
- a CDS encoding ABC transporter permease, with the protein MNFLRYTVSRLFWSIFVVLGVVFVVFLVSNVVPSDPAALWVGPKATHSAIQAAREKLKLDRPILVRFGYFLKDLLRFDLGTSIRTHRPVIEDIRKALTATFELLLVAECIAIGLGIPLGVLAAVRRNRWFDNLSRIFAVAGVSLPSFWYGMILQLLFFKWLGLLPLSDRIDTFVSLVYPFEEKTGFYLIDTLLARNYVAFFDVIKHLILPAITLAAYPIGLITRQVRSMMVEVLQENYIRTAFAYAIPERKIYYGYALKNAIAPAMVTVALSFAYTLVGAFLVELIFNWPGLGRYAANAILSMDYPAIVGVTIVASVCYVLINFAVDLIQAKIDPRIRF; encoded by the coding sequence GTGAATTTTCTGAGGTACACCGTTTCAAGACTGTTCTGGTCGATTTTCGTCGTCCTTGGAGTCGTGTTCGTGGTCTTTTTGGTTTCGAACGTTGTACCCTCTGATCCAGCTGCGCTGTGGGTGGGTCCCAAAGCCACCCACAGTGCTATTCAAGCGGCGAGAGAGAAATTGAAGCTCGACAGACCGATACTCGTGAGGTTTGGTTACTTCCTGAAGGACCTGCTTCGATTCGATCTGGGTACATCGATAAGAACGCACAGGCCTGTGATCGAGGACATAAGGAAAGCCTTGACGGCGACGTTCGAACTTTTGTTGGTTGCAGAATGTATCGCAATAGGGTTGGGTATTCCGCTCGGAGTTCTCGCCGCGGTAAGGAGAAACAGATGGTTTGACAACCTAAGCAGGATCTTTGCGGTCGCCGGTGTATCACTGCCGAGCTTCTGGTACGGTATGATCCTGCAGCTTCTGTTCTTCAAATGGCTCGGTTTGCTACCCCTGTCAGACAGGATAGATACGTTTGTTTCTCTCGTTTACCCGTTCGAGGAAAAGACAGGTTTTTATCTTATCGATACCCTACTCGCGCGAAACTACGTTGCCTTTTTCGATGTGATAAAACATTTGATACTTCCAGCCATAACACTCGCCGCATATCCCATAGGTTTGATCACCCGACAGGTGCGTTCCATGATGGTTGAAGTACTGCAGGAGAACTACATCAGAACGGCCTTTGCGTACGCTATTCCCGAGCGGAAAATTTACTACGGCTACGCCCTCAAAAACGCCATAGCGCCCGCGATGGTGACGGTTGCTCTTTCTTTCGCCTACACACTCGTGGGGGCGTTCCTTGTCGAATTGATCTTCAACTGGCCGGGATTAGGTAGGTACGCCGCAAACGCGATACTGAGCATGGACTATCCAGCAATCGTGGGGGTAACGATAGTGGCGTCGGTGTGTTACGTGCTCATCAATTTCGCGGTTGACCTGATTCAAGCGAAGATAGATCCGAGGATAAGGTTTTGA